DNA from Coffea arabica cultivar ET-39 chromosome 10c, Coffea Arabica ET-39 HiFi, whole genome shotgun sequence:
GAATTCTGGAAAATATAAGCTAACAACTGACTCAAAGGAACTACAAAGATTGGACTCAAGAAAACTTGCCTATAGACGTTATTGAAGCTTGTTCTTGTTGCATCAGTTTTAGGAAATATTGACAAGCAGAAATTTCTTGGATTAATCTGGAAATATCCCCCTTTTCCTATCCCAATAAGGATTTGATAGGCTATCAAAACGAAATTTAAAATAACTTGGACAGCTTGTTCAATTAGGACTAAGCTAACCTAATCCAACTTGGACTTGGAGTAGAGTTTAGTGGCTGTTTTGTGGCTGATGATGTTTCAGCCATTTGGGATGTTTTGGACACACCCAACACTCAATTTCTGGAGGTTTCCAAGAACAATTTTGTGACCAAatgtttccccttttttttataCAGCCAAGAACTTGAAGAACTAGGGTTTTAGCGGCTGGAATTTTTTGGCAACTAGTTTTAttcaagatttggttcccaaacCCGCAACAAACTTCAAGATtcattcaagaattcaagaaggtaatttccagaattcaagaatCACAATTTTAAAATAGTTTCTCTGCCTAAACAGCCCAAGTCCCACGATTTTTGGGTTCGAGACAGATTTGGggtttcaagttttcaagaatcTCGACTAAAGCTTCAAGATCCCAAGATTGTGGTTGTAAacaatcaagaatttcaagaaactcAGGTTTTGTTCTAGATTTCCAAGAATTTTATGAGTTGCCGTtgtctttctttcctcttttttttttttttttttttgaatgcaaCAACAAGAAACAAGGTGTCGGCTACGAAGACTCCAAAGAAAACCCTATGACCAGCAGATTTTTTTTGAACTagacacaaaacacaaaaaaaagataacacacaaatagattttttttgtgttcggatgaacagtgcGTGAACAGTGATGGTGAATAGTAATTGGTgaacagtattttttttttactggatTAAAAACCGAATAAAGACAAGACATAAACACAACTAAGAATCAAGAATATGACACGAAAAGGCTAGAATTAAGAGGATATAACCTGAAAAACCACCAACTAGCTCTGATGAACAGTTCCCCACGGATGAACAGCGTGTGAACAGTGACGGTGAATAGTAATTAGtgaacaatatttttttttgctggattaaaaatcaaataaggacaagacacaaacacaacTAAGAATCAAGAATATGACACGAAAAGGCAGGAATTAAGAGGATATAACCTGAAAAACCATCAACTAGCTTTGATGCCAACTAATGCGAATTCCTCCACGTTGGTGAAGTTCATCCTTGCGATTCCCACGATCTTGATggaaattttccaggtttactTGGTGGAATTTCTTTTGACCCAATCTAACCCTCTAAGTTGAGAACACTCTTGATACGATCTCAACCCGTGACTTAACGAATTAGCAAACCAAGGAATTTGGTAGAACAGCGCTACAAACAAGTGTGATTCTTGTTTGATAAACCAAGTTGAACTCTCTTAGGAAATTTCTAAGATGTTCAAGAGGTGCTTGcaagaaaccaagaaaataCTCTCAATTTTATTTAAGCAATCAAAATCTGTTTGTTGTTGTAGGTTTGAAGCTTATTTATAGCTTCTTACAACTCAAATCCTAATGAAGCTAGGAACTGTCTAGAAATCCTAATGTGATTTGGAATCACTTAGGGGGTGCTTGGTTTGAGGGCATGGGATTCAAGATTTGGAATGAGGTCCATTTTAAGTGCTTGGATAATAGGTATGGGATTGAAGATTTTGGAATGAATTATAAAAAGTTGGCAACTCTCTATTCCTAAGTGATTTAGTGGGTTTTGTTAATTCCTATATTTGATTCCAAGATAATTTttataaaacattttttttatccACTCACCCCTTCACCATCATCCCGTCATCCTCCCTCTTGTCTTCCCCATCACCTCCCACCACTTGTCTCCTCCTCCATGGCAtctaaaaattttcttgttgcCATCACTTAACATCTCAAAAACTTTCACCTTCCCTCTCACTAGTATCACTCCTTCCTcgccctctttttttttcttcaatcaaaTTAAAGTTTCAATTTTGTGACTTCGAATCAAATGAAATTCGATCGAGACCTACAACAAAATAGTGGTGGCAGAAGTAAAAAAGCTTGAGACAAATACAAGTAACATGATGGTGACGGCAGACGTAGAAGATTTAGAAGCCAAGCTTGGTGCGGTGCCAGTGGCGGCGCTTGGCGTTGTAGCGAATGGTGTTGTCAGTGCGCATGCGGATCCAATAAGGGATGGGATTGTTCTGTTTCTGCTTCTTTACCAGCTTCTTCTTTATCATGAAGGTCTTGGTGGACGGCATCTTTGGTTGCTGGAAGTTGAAGGAGAGCTCTGGTGGGAGGATGGGTTGGCTTCGAAATAGCTGCAGATAGGCTGAAAGCAAGGCAGTCGATGACTGGCGATTGCTGTTAAAGGCCCGTGTAAATGAacccaacaaaagaaaaagataggGCAAAAATGCAATAATAATTTTGATACCCATTCCACTAAAAATTGTACCAAGCAGTAGTGATTTCAATGATACCAGGAGCTTATACCCATACTGATTTTTTTATAATTCATTCCATATCCAATTCCAATTTCGGAGCATGAACCAAGCACccccttattttcctaaaattaataacaaaaagTCGGTCCATCTTGAGAATAATCTGGCCAAATTAACTGAAGTAGATAAACAACTAAATTAGCAAGGTAATTAACATTAAAACCCTTGCTTAACAACACCAAATAAACGACACAACTTGAAACTCGAATAATTTGAACATGTGAAATCTTCATGGACTAGAGTGGGGGATCCGGATCATAGCATTAATACTACTACAATAAATGCTTTTTTCTCATAAGTATACTCTATgttatcaaaacaaaaaaaaagaaagggataatCACTGAGGTTCCGACAATTCTTTCCACTGACTTGCTTCGAGGTTTTGAAAACATTGCAAATCTCCTTAATTCATGTACATTTTTGTAATATGTCAGTTCCTTACATTATATTGacacaaataaggaacactaaAGCTATCTaactgtgagaacccaaaaaaatttattttatattttctcttattttgaaaaaaatttaatttatattttcttttattttactttgCTTGTCTTAATTTTAtggtgattttattggttaagccaagatttttatcattcctcttttatattttagagCATATTAAGTTTCGTAGAGTATTATGATAGTTTGACCGACTAGTGAGATGTGCGCGTTATATTTGGCAGACGAGAACGGGTGTGGTGCTAGAGGAATTATGTGATTAAAGTATTGAAAGTGTATAAGAGGAACACAAGATAGATTGGCTATAAGAAAcacaagagagacaaagagataggaATGGAACTTTACCTTGCCATTTGTTATTCATCCCTCAAAGTTTCACCAAGGTTTGACCAAGACTAGTCTTTGCttttatcttgaaaaattgAACCAAAATCCCTCATCTTTTTTTCCTCCTTGTGGCCGAACTTCtaagggaagaaaagagagaaaatttcttcaagtttCATCTTGATTCCTAGCAAGATTTTGTGGGAAAATCAACCTCAAACTTAAATCAATCCAAAGAAGGTTGCAACAAGGAAGGAAGGAGGTTGGTGTGGAGTGATTTTGAGGAAAAGAAAGCTGTGGTTTGCTACTCTCCTTAGGGATTGAAGGTACTCTTACCAAGGAACTACTTTCCCtctttaattttcaatttggatGGAATTATGACTTGTGTCTAGTAGGATTTATGGAAGATTTGGTGGTTTTGTGCACAACAatttcaaccttgggtcaaggatcctttcatcaacattggtggtccgatgacaagatcaagatccaagaaggtgaaggaagctttacgagccttgatcattcaccatacaagcaaggagcaagctaagtttgaagatttgatggaccatgaaattaccttgttcacttgtacgtttgaagtgaaagaatgatctcatacttgttagcttagttggtagttgttttaaagctgcctagtttagtagttgttaatCGTACAAAGGACATGTTGTTGCCAAGTTTTAATCCTTTTTAGtagatattattaattattgggccttatcgggaagCCATAAAGCGCTAGCTCTTTATGTGGGCCGAATTCCTATTCCTAGTTTAGGTAGGTAAGTTGTCAATCCTTACTCCAAATGGATTTGCCCTagttctagcctataaaaaggcacgtCTTGTACGAGTAAAGGGATagaatattacaaccagaaatcgtgaggaattttccttcaagttcttaatcgaacttactcttgaattcttgagttcatatgATGAGCAatcctaggggaagaccctcctagaacctcccaactttGTAATATGAGAGTTGGACCTTTTCTTGAACAATGGCTCGAAGTAAAGCACCAAGGGTTCTATTGGTTATGTCAGTTTGACCATCCATTTGaggatgactagaagtagaaaatagcaacttagttcccaactttccccagagtgatttccagaaatagcttaagaatttcacatccctatcactgacaatagtacGCGGTACCCCATGCAATCTAACCACATCcttgaagaataaatcagcaacatGGCGCATATAATTTGTTTTCCTACAAGGGATAAAGtgagccattttagaaaatctatccacTACAACAAAGATACTATCCATACCTCTAGAAGATCTTGGTAAACCAAGCACAAAATCTATGGATAAGTCTGTCCAAGGAGCATGAGGTATGGGTAGAGGAGTGTACAATCCATGAGGGTTACTCCTTGACTTTGCCTACTTACAATCTATAGGATTTGCCCtagtttctagcctataaaaggcacctcttgtatgagTAAAAGGGACagaatattacaaccagaaatcgtgaggaattttccttcaagtgcttaatcgaacttactcttgaattcttgagttcatagcttaAGATTCAAACCAGACTTTATCGATttgtttgttccctaatcgtggtgtctcttcatccatcattatttgcttaaggttgctgattaccttcgTGTATCAGaagtcttgagttcatgagaacaatcgagttcaattttcattgggagaaaaggtccAACTCTGATATTACAAAGTTGGGAGGTtttaggagggtcttcccctaggatTGCTCATCATCATAGCTTAGGATTCTAATCaaactttatcgattagtttgttctctaatcgtggtgtctcttcatccatcattatttgcttaaggttgatGATTACCTTCGTGtatcagaggtcttgagttcatgagaacaatcgagttcaattttcaTTGGGAGAAAAGGTTCAACTCTGATATTACaaagttgggaggttctaggagggtcttcccctaggatTGCTCAGCAAATTAGATGATACAGAaggtgaaaagaaagaaaaataaggaaagatGGGGGGAATCCCTCTCTTCATGCCTAGTATTCCTAATTAGGTACGGTTAACTCTATCCTAGGcgatttctaatatggatgcatgaggttgggctCACTAAtacatctagactcgataaggttttaAGACTCCTAAAGCTTCAGAccaaaggcaaagggtcatcaatcACACTGCCTAAGAGTTGACGGTTCGAGTGATCCCTCGGACATTGCTACGTGCACGTCATGCCAcggccacatgtccaagtggatcgatcctaatcctaatcGGATGGAGTGGTATGACAACCACTACAAGTAAAAAGAAATGAGGGGTTATAAAGTAAAAtatatgcacgtatgaagtgcccCTTTTGAAGGGAGGGATTAAATACTATCATATGCGGGTAAAGGTTCTAGGGTGGCTATCCCCTCCCCAAGATGCAAGCACGATATATAAACATAAGTGAATGAAATAAAGCACATACACGGATATCGAGACGATTGCATGCGTTAtgcaagaaaaccctaaaaaggaaaaaaatgcaacctaaaaccTCTAATTGTGATatataagaaggttagaaaaagaaaaagattgactaaaaaATGCTTGGattctctaagtccccagtggagtcgctaagctgtcgcgccccatttttaaatgaCAAATAACAtgtttataaaaaaatggatttttgataaattttgagtgagaaatgaattttgatttattttgggtgaaaatgagtttttgatttttagaaaataaataaagaaaaatgggcctaaatgggacttaaactgtgacgattttgacccaaaaataatagtttaaaaggggtttttaaTGACAAAATAGGAGtagccacttggtattgagttaagatgtaccaagtcacctaaaatgaatttttaaagaaaaagtagagaaaaccctttttaaatgactcAAAGTCtgcgaaaatcaagagaaaatgggttgggagtcacatttgaagcaaggaaaagcaaggataaaatccaaggcaccctttcaatctagccaaagctagttgcgtgatttagtcaaaaattttcttattttaacctaagaatttatcacatttggatgtcactatatggatgcaaaatcAAAACTTAGTGGTTATTGTGAGACCCTGAAAATTCACTTAtctttataacccttatgtgaactcacttgcctttgattcttggttgctttaatggttgaatttgagccaaggaagtgatattttttaagaaaagtttcataatctcaagttgttagaaaatcttgaaattttcacaggaggctctgcgcagctttgggaaattggctataacttcgtacaGGAAAGCcgaaattgagttccgtttgttgtatttaaaactagactcatagggcttCCTATTATATcaaattcagagtttgattcaatcccTAGAAATTCtataaaattggtaaaattggctgaaaattctgccctgcacaagtaaacataggaatgttgtagtagcttatgactcaatttggaccaacttatgaactaaatctctttgaggtgtcttctaaagattcttagtatttgaagtctagtttttaacaagccaaattgtatgaatttttgatatttataactcaagttatgatttttctaaagggagggcataagttagggtttttgtgcatactagggttttggtgtgtgtttctgtgtgcattttggtagtgtgattgtgaggacttgtaaaatccctcatattttcttaaaaattcccttttatttggaatccattatttttcaatagctttactactcattcacttcctcaatagttacaattaatcatagaaccaagggttttccctttactttcatcgttaaggtaaactagggACGTCTTTTGATAGTGTGATTAATCGATGTGGAGTgtgcactaaatttggtggttaagagtgagttttggataagaaaatgtgtgtgattagaagtaataataataagttagtaaattataagttaaaactctAGTATACGcgaattaaggaaaaacggtgtgaaccgaagTGTACcatttgttaccgagtgagtacaccacttgaacactacttcattaccttaatctccttgttattaattgaacaaaatcagacctaaatatcttcttaatgcagccaaaattttggactaaaaccaagagagaaaagaaaaaaaattgacttccaatcaaaaggtgacacttgtccaattttgacccaaatgaATTCCTATCatcttaaccttcttgaaacttCATTTCAGCCTCCATTTCTACACATTCCAGCCATGagtttgagagagaaaagtggGAAGAAACCATTCAATTTCCATCTTGATTTTTAACTTAAGTTGAGTGAAAATCCAAAATCTAAACTGATTAAACTCTCCCTTTAGTTCGGCCAAAAGGGCAAAATGGGATCAAATAACTGCTGCTTCTTCACGCTTGGGTTGGGCTCTTCGAATGGTAAAAAAATGTCAAATAGCAGCTATGGTAACCGAGGATTGATGCGTCGTAGAAAAGAGAGTATACGTCAATGTTCCTTGTCATTAACAGAATAGGGTTCTCCCTTATCGTAAAGACTGGTAACACTCATCACTACCTTCCATCGACTTGCTTAGAACTGGGCTTAGCATTCTTAGGCACGATAACAAAACAGACGACAGTAGCTCTCTTCCTTACCCATCTCATGGTTTCAAAGCATTGAAATAAGACAGGAAGGGTGTGGAGTGAGCCTAGAGTAGAGACAGACTCTCTCTGATAGGGGTAAGTTATTAAACAATATTCAGTATATGACTCCGTATAATAGAGGTTTTCCCTTGATTCTAGATAAGTCATTTTGCTAGTCTTACATCTATCGGGATATCTTCTTACCGAGGCTGGTGCCTCTTTTCAACTTTTAGACTATAAGAATAAGTTTCGATTGGAATAGCCTGTTTAGAAGCCTTGCGTGGTGAAACTTTGGAGGGAAAGGTTGTGATTCTCTCTTTCAAGAAGCCTTGGTGAGGTATTATGGTTTCCTATCCTTTTTTTACatttaatcttgttaaagtttagTTAGAAGTTCTTAATCTTGCCTTATGACGGTAAATTTGTTAGTTTGGAATGAGATGTTGGAGTATGcagctagggtttacattttcagccttgaGTATGGTTATTTATCTAGTAATGGATGTTATAGAGTTAGTaattgttggttttgatgattgaatgcTTATTGGATATGAAATTCTAGAGGAAAAgttcaaattccagaaattgaaACTAATCTGTTTAGCTTCTGACATGtttaattcgtccatgttagaggcctaattaggcttaggtcaaaacatgaaagttgtagaaaattatGTTATATAGCtttctatgaaattttagctcaatcatAGTACTGTAGCATGTTAAATGATAGAAATACCCCTAACTGCCAAATGCCCtgttttgtggacagttttctgtcttctCGGTGATTGCACATTTTGATACTGAAAACGCACAAATTgattgttgatgtcttcataagacttgtagttctatgtcttagctttggAACTatataaattttaccccaaaCTGATAGGCGTAGCTTTAGTTATGGCCGAAATGCCAAGAGacgtcaaatctgccatttaACTATTTGTCTTTAAGTTTGATTTCCAGTTGCCTTATTACGACTTGTGTTGTAATGGGATtattttgagcctagttgaaggacTATTGTGGTAGCATTGGCTATGTATGACATTGGGGctaatttgagaaaaataatgatgatgagcaaccctaggggaagaccctcctagaacctcccaaccttgtaattatcagagttggaccttttctcccaatggaaatttaactcgattgttctcatgaactcaagacctctgacacacaaaggcaatcagcaaccttaagcaaataaagatggatgaagagacaccacgattagggaacaaactaatcgataaactcagatttgaatcctaagcaatgaactcaagaattcaagagtaagttcgattaagaacttgaaaggaaaattcctcacgatttttGGTTGTAAAATATTCTCCCCAGACtgatacaagaggtgcctttttataggctaaaactagggcaaactccggcccacataaacctgaaagaaattcggtccgcataaagagcttaaagagtcagctctttaaggctttccgataaggcccaataagtaataaaatacttaacgcctaacaactactaaactagacagtcttaaaacaactaccaactaaactaacaagtatgagatcattccttcacttcaaacgtacaagtgaacaaagtaacgtcatggtccatcaaatcttcaaacctagtttgctccttgcttgtatggtgaatgatcaaggctcgtaaagtgatgcgattgagcacgagacccaaactgtacaagtagaccctgtgaaggtgcccctaggcccagtgacacgagcacgagctaagagattcaaggagtccctccaagccttggtacgtgccatccaaatccaagagaaaccggccattgaaggaattgagttggaatatccttgcacgactactaaaatgctgcttacaattgaagatgcaagtgttcaagctccaaatagcgggccaagctgcagttaagtaccctcgctgagccgtacggggatctcgctgcccggtcagcGAGTCGGGGGTCCAAGGGGGCGACGCGCCCCTGGCTTGGGGGCCCGAGGGCGCAGCGAAGCCCCCGGTGGGGGTtcgggctagctttcggtctaGCTtaagatctatagttagttgggctagctttcggtcaagtggaggcccaagggcctggccgaactttccttgtcatttttccagtttattaggtcttagtcacggctataaGTAGCCTAAAGTCGCATGTTACATggagtttttgagagtattgaataaaatttccagaatttcgtccattccttgtggcaaattcccttagcttgtgaaagctaagttgaacatcctagaggtgatcctaggctgttcttgacttatcaatcaagcacacatacttgattgtggcgtcctctaccgttaaatctgttcttgagtggtccaagttcaggttcaactccatccaatcttcatcgtgttcctctagatccgaagttgcttc
Protein-coding regions in this window:
- the LOC113713821 gene encoding large ribosomal subunit protein eL39x-like, with amino-acid sequence MPSTKTFMIKKKLVKKQKQNNPIPYWIRMRTDNTIRYNAKRRHWHRTKLGF